Proteins from a genomic interval of Streptomyces fodineus:
- a CDS encoding ATP-binding protein, whose product MISHPSRHCTVELQALPSRIGQVRRIVSAQLRYWHMDALIDRAALGVTELLSNVHRHARPDKSCTVELELAPDRLTVSVRDNDPRLPVPADVANLPDGGPLATCGRGLAMVAAVSESWGARPDGENGKVVWFTLSAPAVVRPHPAHAPRRTAGVRPAPGPVRVATSAPAPVGTPVGTGVTLTAEAPVVAAPVASVTPAPAGAGSQTAARSTVPG is encoded by the coding sequence GTGATCAGTCACCCAAGCAGGCACTGCACGGTGGAGCTCCAAGCCCTGCCGTCGCGGATCGGCCAGGTCCGCAGAATCGTATCTGCGCAGTTGCGCTACTGGCATATGGACGCGTTGATAGACCGGGCCGCGCTCGGTGTGACGGAGCTGCTCAGCAACGTTCACCGGCACGCAAGGCCCGACAAGTCGTGCACGGTCGAGCTGGAGCTGGCGCCGGACCGGCTCACGGTCTCGGTGCGCGACAACGACCCGCGGCTTCCGGTGCCGGCCGACGTCGCGAACCTGCCGGACGGCGGCCCGCTGGCCACCTGTGGGCGGGGGCTGGCGATGGTGGCGGCGGTGAGCGAGAGCTGGGGTGCCCGGCCGGACGGCGAGAACGGCAAGGTCGTGTGGTTCACGCTGTCCGCTCCGGCGGTGGTGCGGCCGCATCCGGCTCACGCGCCGCGTCGCACCGCGGGAGTACGGCCGGCCCCGGGGCCGGTCCGTGTGGCCACTTCGGCCCCGGCCCCCGTGGGGACTCCGGTGGGCACCGGGGTCACACTCACCGCCGAGGCGCCCGTGGTGGCGGCGCCGGTGGCGAGCGTGACACCCGCGCCTGCCGGCGCCGGTAGCCAGACTGCGGCCCGGTCGACCGTTCCCGGCTAG
- a CDS encoding PLP-dependent cysteine synthase family protein has protein sequence MSTTHQTRTGATLDVDRSDAAYRDWLKEAVRKVQADANRSADTHLLRFPLPEQWGIDLYLKDESTHPTGSLKHRLARSLFLYGLCNGWIRPGRPVIEASSGSTAVSEAYFAKLIGVPFIAVMPRTTSAEKCRLIEFHGGRCHFVDDSRKMYEESARLAVETGGHYMDQFTYAERATDWRGNNNIAESIFRQLELERFPEPAWIVATAGTGGTSATLARYVHYMQYDTRICVADPDNSCFFEGWTTGDPDVTCDCGSRIEGIGRPRMEPSFVPGAIDRMMKVPDAASVAAVRALERAIGRKAGGSTGTGLWSALKIVSEMVAEGRRGSVVTLLCDPGDRYLDKYYSDAWLAEQGLDITPYTVAIETLLATGVWPD, from the coding sequence GTGAGCACCACCCACCAGACCCGCACCGGCGCCACCCTCGACGTCGACCGCAGCGACGCCGCCTACCGTGACTGGCTGAAAGAGGCCGTACGCAAGGTCCAGGCCGATGCCAACCGGTCGGCGGACACGCATCTGCTGCGCTTCCCGCTCCCGGAACAATGGGGCATCGACCTCTACCTGAAGGACGAGTCGACGCACCCCACGGGCAGCCTCAAGCACCGCCTCGCCCGCTCCCTCTTCCTCTACGGCCTCTGCAATGGCTGGATCCGCCCCGGTCGCCCGGTCATCGAGGCCTCCAGCGGCTCCACCGCCGTCTCCGAGGCCTACTTCGCCAAGCTGATCGGCGTGCCCTTCATCGCGGTCATGCCGCGCACGACGAGCGCCGAGAAGTGCCGTCTGATCGAGTTCCACGGCGGACGATGTCACTTCGTGGACGACTCCCGGAAGATGTACGAGGAGTCGGCCCGCCTCGCGGTGGAGACCGGCGGCCACTACATGGACCAGTTCACCTACGCCGAGCGGGCCACCGACTGGCGCGGCAACAACAACATCGCCGAATCGATCTTCCGCCAGCTGGAGTTGGAGCGGTTCCCGGAGCCCGCGTGGATCGTGGCCACGGCGGGTACCGGCGGCACGTCGGCGACCCTCGCGCGCTATGTCCACTACATGCAGTACGACACGCGTATCTGCGTGGCGGATCCGGACAACTCCTGCTTCTTCGAGGGCTGGACCACCGGCGATCCGGACGTCACCTGTGACTGCGGCTCGCGGATCGAGGGCATCGGCCGGCCGCGCATGGAGCCGAGCTTCGTGCCCGGCGCGATCGACCGGATGATGAAGGTCCCGGACGCGGCGAGCGTCGCCGCCGTACGGGCGCTGGAGCGGGCCATAGGCCGCAAGGCGGGCGGCTCCACGGGCACCGGACTGTGGAGCGCGCTGAAGATCGTCTCGGAGATGGTGGCCGAGGGCCGCCGGGGCAGCGTCGTCACCCTGCTGTGCGACCCGGGCGACCGCTACCTCGACAAGTACTACTCCGACGCCTGGCTCGCGGAGCAGGGCCTGGACATCACGCCGTACACGGTGGCAATCGAGACCCTGCTGGCGACGGGGGTGTGGCCGGACTGA
- a CDS encoding ATP-binding protein, translating into MTSLTQDPLLWILLVVLIAAVVAVMRARRTNMALRRTRKDLETGLGEARGDIGRLHAHIAALNTQHHGELADVRADAEAATKAVLKSAMGTLQSLAEEQQVLLDSLLRKYGDTTEVLADLMAVDHTGSQFGRRAKGISVLCGGWLGRRDGAATVYDVARSAQGRIKDFNRVSVHSQVTVSLVGKAVEPVAVVLAELLDNATNYSAPGTPVEVNIQTVPAGVCFIVDDAGLGMDQETKDRAAALLSVDGPVDITGLGDPPRFGFAVCGMLAARYGFAVSVGSVSPYGGVRAVIRVPETLLAAETPSPAIEAQDAVSPEAAPQRLAPVPVVGPSHVVGTTSGGLPKRRRRSGPVTVVPALDATAGQERTPEPASEVTASRIGAFARGTHLGRTTNTTEGSDDQ; encoded by the coding sequence ATGACGTCATTGACCCAGGATCCACTGCTGTGGATCTTGTTGGTGGTGCTCATCGCTGCGGTCGTCGCAGTGATGCGGGCCCGGAGAACCAACATGGCGCTCCGGCGAACGAGGAAGGACCTGGAGACAGGACTGGGGGAGGCTCGCGGCGACATCGGTCGGCTCCACGCGCACATCGCCGCGCTGAACACGCAGCATCACGGTGAGCTCGCGGACGTACGGGCGGACGCGGAAGCGGCGACCAAGGCGGTGCTGAAGTCCGCCATGGGCACGCTCCAGTCGCTCGCAGAGGAACAGCAGGTCCTCCTGGACAGCCTGCTGAGGAAGTACGGCGACACCACGGAGGTCCTGGCCGACCTGATGGCGGTCGACCACACCGGCAGCCAGTTCGGCCGCCGAGCCAAGGGCATCTCCGTGCTGTGCGGCGGGTGGCTGGGCAGGCGTGACGGCGCCGCCACGGTCTACGACGTCGCCCGCAGCGCCCAGGGCAGGATCAAGGACTTCAACCGGGTCAGCGTCCACTCGCAGGTCACCGTCTCCCTCGTCGGCAAGGCGGTCGAGCCGGTGGCGGTCGTACTGGCCGAACTGCTGGACAACGCGACGAACTACAGCGCCCCCGGAACGCCGGTCGAGGTCAACATCCAGACTGTGCCGGCCGGTGTGTGCTTCATCGTGGACGACGCCGGACTGGGCATGGACCAGGAGACCAAGGACCGGGCGGCGGCGCTGCTGTCCGTCGACGGTCCCGTCGACATCACCGGACTCGGCGACCCGCCGCGCTTCGGCTTCGCCGTGTGCGGGATGCTCGCCGCCCGCTACGGCTTCGCCGTCTCGGTCGGCTCCGTGTCCCCCTACGGCGGAGTGCGTGCAGTGATCCGTGTGCCCGAAACCCTTCTCGCGGCCGAGACCCCTTCCCCGGCGATCGAGGCCCAGGACGCCGTAAGCCCCGAGGCGGCCCCCCAGCGACTGGCGCCGGTCCCGGTCGTGGGCCCTTCGCACGTGGTGGGCACGACCTCGGGAGGTCTGCCCAAACGCCGGCGGCGCAGCGGCCCCGTCACGGTCGTCCCGGCCCTCGACGCCACCGCCGGCCAGGAGCGGACGCCCGAGCCGGCCAGCGAGGTGACGGCATCGCGGATCGGGGCGTTCGCGCGTGGAACTCACCTCGGGCGCACCACGAACACCACGGAAGGATCTGACGACCAGTGA
- a CDS encoding ABC transporter ATP-binding protein translates to MTTTTALRAAARVVDAVKVYGGGDTAVRALDGVDVSFPAGRFTAIMGPSGSGKSTLMHCAAGLDTLTSGAAYIGDTELGALDDRRLTLLRRDRVGFVFQAFNLVPTLTVAENITLPLDLAGRRGDQEWIDALVDVVGLRERLHHRPSELSGGQQQRVAVARAFAGRPDVVFADEPTGNLDSRSGAEVLGLLGSAVREMDRTVVMVTHDPVAAAHADEVLFLADGRLVDRMESPTADRVLDRMKAFEVRT, encoded by the coding sequence ATGACCACCACGACCGCACTGCGGGCCGCGGCCCGCGTGGTCGACGCGGTGAAGGTGTACGGCGGTGGCGACACCGCCGTACGCGCTCTGGACGGCGTCGACGTCTCCTTTCCCGCCGGACGCTTCACGGCGATCATGGGCCCCTCGGGCTCCGGGAAGTCCACCCTCATGCACTGCGCGGCCGGCCTCGACACGCTCACCTCCGGCGCCGCCTACATCGGCGACACCGAACTCGGCGCGCTGGACGACCGGCGCCTGACGCTGCTGCGCCGGGACCGGGTCGGTTTCGTCTTCCAGGCGTTCAACCTGGTGCCGACACTGACCGTCGCCGAGAACATCACCCTGCCCCTGGACCTGGCAGGGCGGCGCGGCGACCAGGAATGGATCGACGCGCTCGTGGACGTCGTCGGGCTGCGCGAGCGGCTGCACCACCGGCCCTCCGAACTCTCCGGCGGCCAGCAGCAACGCGTCGCCGTGGCACGGGCGTTCGCCGGGCGGCCCGACGTGGTCTTCGCCGACGAGCCGACCGGAAACCTCGACTCCCGCTCCGGCGCGGAGGTCCTCGGCCTCCTCGGCTCCGCCGTGCGGGAGATGGACCGTACGGTCGTCATGGTCACGCACGACCCGGTAGCCGCCGCGCACGCCGACGAGGTGCTCTTCCTCGCCGACGGACGGCTGGTCGACCGGATGGAGTCGCCGACCGCGGACCGGGTCCTGGACCGCATGAAGGCCTTCGAGGTGCGGACATGA
- a CDS encoding ABC transporter permease, producing the protein MNAAVRLSLTSLRAHRRRFAGTFVAVFLGVAFLTGTLVMGDTLRASFGSMFGEATSGTDAVVRGADAITTPGEAQGVRRPVDTSLVTTIERVPGVAAAEPDIQGAGQLVGSDGKPVGGQGPPTLAGNWITDPRLNPYRLAEGRAPARSGEVVVNRGAAKKGGLKIGDTTVLRTPDPVKVTIVGLATFGGQDGMAQVTFTGMTRSDAEKYLTARPGRAAAIEVRAGPGVSQNDLVRRLTPVLPKGVEAITGQQSAQENTDMISSQFLTLFTTFLLVFSGVALLVATFSIHNTFAIVVAQRTRENALLRALGAARRQVTAAALAEACVVALTASLTGLAGGIGIAAGLQALFPAIGFPFPDGDLVIKTLSMVLPLAVGIVVCLGSALLPARRAGRTAPLAALRETAVDASGASRGRATAGAVLGALALATTLAGVLVSPSVWLAGLGTLLALAAFVVLGPVAATTAVRLLGSPLDRLRGVTGSLARRNALRSPKRTAATASALMIGVAVVSLFTVFGASLKATMDQTVSRSFAGDVAVSSPSFGAGGSGLSPRLAPALQRLPQVDTAVGLGRGVAEVDGRGRALTVTDPAALARTFDLGTVTGSLRDLGVNGIAITRKEADRRHLRTGDTARLTFTDGRTDDFTVRAVYGQSELAGDYVITRAAWAPHRTQDADSLIAVTFKRGVTADAGKAAVRAVAAHYGNPSVQTRDEYAQSSAGGIDMMLTLVYALLALAVVIALLGIANTLTLALHERTRELGLLRAVGQTRAQLRAMVRWESVLVAAFGTAGGLGLGAFLGWVLVKASDGASDTAFAFALPSARLAVVALIGLTAGALAGLRPARRAARLDVLRAIATE; encoded by the coding sequence ATGAACGCGGCGGTCCGGCTCAGCCTCACCTCGCTGCGCGCCCACCGGCGCCGGTTCGCCGGAACCTTCGTCGCCGTGTTCCTCGGCGTCGCCTTCCTGACCGGCACCCTCGTCATGGGCGACACGCTGCGCGCCAGCTTCGGCAGCATGTTCGGCGAGGCCACCAGCGGCACGGACGCCGTCGTACGCGGCGCCGACGCCATCACCACACCGGGCGAGGCCCAGGGCGTACGGCGGCCCGTGGACACCTCGCTGGTGACAACCATCGAGCGGGTCCCCGGCGTGGCCGCGGCGGAACCGGACATCCAGGGCGCCGGCCAGCTCGTCGGCTCCGACGGCAAGCCCGTCGGCGGCCAGGGCCCGCCCACGCTCGCCGGGAACTGGATCACCGACCCGCGCCTCAACCCCTACCGGCTCGCCGAAGGCCGCGCACCGGCCAGGTCCGGCGAGGTCGTGGTGAACCGGGGCGCCGCGAAGAAGGGCGGCCTGAAGATCGGCGACACGACCGTCCTGCGGACGCCGGATCCCGTGAAGGTCACCATCGTCGGCCTCGCCACCTTCGGCGGCCAGGACGGCATGGCCCAGGTGACCTTCACGGGCATGACCCGCTCCGACGCCGAGAAGTACCTGACCGCGCGGCCCGGGCGGGCGGCGGCCATCGAGGTGCGGGCCGGGCCCGGAGTGAGCCAGAACGACCTGGTCCGCAGGCTGACTCCCGTGCTGCCCAAGGGAGTCGAGGCCATCACCGGTCAGCAGTCGGCGCAGGAGAACACCGACATGATCTCCAGCCAGTTCCTGACCCTCTTCACCACCTTCCTGCTCGTGTTCTCCGGCGTCGCGCTGCTCGTCGCGACCTTCTCCATCCACAACACGTTCGCCATCGTGGTCGCCCAGCGCACCCGGGAGAACGCCCTGTTGCGTGCCCTCGGCGCGGCCCGCCGCCAGGTGACGGCCGCCGCGCTCGCCGAGGCCTGCGTCGTCGCGCTCACCGCGTCCCTCACCGGACTCGCGGGCGGCATCGGCATCGCCGCCGGCCTCCAGGCGCTGTTCCCGGCGATCGGATTCCCGTTCCCCGACGGCGACTTGGTCATCAAGACGCTGTCGATGGTGCTGCCGCTCGCGGTGGGGATCGTGGTCTGCCTGGGCTCCGCGCTGCTGCCGGCCCGGCGCGCCGGACGGACGGCGCCGCTCGCCGCCCTGCGCGAGACGGCCGTCGACGCCTCCGGTGCCTCCCGGGGCCGTGCGACCGCCGGGGCCGTTCTCGGCGCGCTGGCGCTCGCCACGACCCTGGCCGGCGTCCTGGTCTCCCCGTCCGTGTGGCTGGCGGGACTCGGCACACTCCTCGCCCTGGCGGCCTTCGTCGTCCTCGGCCCGGTGGCCGCCACCACGGCCGTACGACTGCTCGGCAGCCCCCTGGACCGGCTGCGCGGGGTCACCGGATCCCTGGCCCGGCGCAACGCCCTGCGCAGTCCGAAGCGGACGGCGGCCACCGCGAGCGCGCTGATGATCGGCGTGGCCGTCGTGTCGCTGTTCACCGTGTTCGGTGCCTCGCTGAAGGCCACCATGGACCAGACGGTGTCCCGGTCCTTCGCCGGCGACGTCGCCGTCAGCAGCCCGTCCTTCGGCGCGGGCGGCAGCGGACTCAGCCCCCGGCTCGCGCCCGCGCTCCAGCGGCTGCCCCAGGTGGACACCGCCGTGGGGCTCGGCCGAGGGGTCGCCGAAGTCGACGGCAGAGGAAGGGCCTTGACGGTCACCGATCCCGCGGCCCTCGCCCGTACCTTCGACCTCGGCACGGTCACCGGTTCCCTGCGCGACCTCGGCGTCAACGGCATCGCGATCACCCGGAAGGAGGCCGACCGGCGGCATCTGCGCACCGGCGACACGGCCAGGCTGACCTTCACCGACGGCAGGACGGACGACTTCACCGTCCGTGCCGTGTACGGCCAGTCGGAACTCGCCGGTGACTATGTCATCACCCGGGCCGCCTGGGCCCCGCACCGCACCCAGGACGCCGACAGCCTGATCGCCGTCACCTTCAAGCGCGGGGTGACCGCGGACGCGGGCAAGGCGGCGGTACGGGCGGTCGCCGCGCACTACGGCAACCCGTCCGTGCAGACCCGAGACGAGTACGCGCAGTCCTCTGCGGGCGGCATCGACATGATGCTCACCCTCGTCTACGCGCTGCTCGCCCTCGCGGTGGTCATCGCCCTGCTCGGCATCGCGAACACGCTGACCCTCGCGCTGCACGAACGCACCCGGGAACTGGGCCTGCTGCGGGCCGTCGGTCAGACCCGCGCCCAGCTGCGGGCCATGGTCCGCTGGGAGTCGGTCCTGGTCGCCGCGTTCGGCACGGCCGGCGGGCTCGGTCTCGGCGCCTTCCTGGGCTGGGTGCTGGTCAAGGCCTCCGACGGCGCGAGCGACACCGCGTTCGCCTTCGCCCTCCCATCCGCCCGGCTCGCGGTGGTCGCCCTCATCGGCCTCACCGCCGGCGCCCTGGCGGGCCTACGGCCGGCCCGGCGGGCGGCACGGTTGGACGTGTTGCGGGCGATCGCGACGGAGTGA